One Myxocyprinus asiaticus isolate MX2 ecotype Aquarium Trade chromosome 20, UBuf_Myxa_2, whole genome shotgun sequence genomic region harbors:
- the LOC127411454 gene encoding zinc finger protein Pegasus → MGEEKPETLDFVKDFQEYLSQQTQHVNMISGSVIGVKESGDLQGELGQNGLEHPAVDMSLEDSSGMLVDGFERTYDGKLKCRYCNYATRGTARLIEHIRIHTGEKPHRCHLCPFASAYERHLEAHMRSHTGEKPYKCELCSFRCSDRSNLSHHRRRRHKLLPMKGARSSLSHRKMLSVLQKRGGSLGYGRRLLINLSPPSMVLQKPSSEQHQLGDFDHDLPSHAHLHQEAYNGLEKDPQTSGAIGGGSREDQDFALDNPLNQLSTLAGQLASIPPEAQGAPVSPGAESLPDEKPTFLVQQPVTAPAAVSVSAAQASSPITPEPRPAAHSGCSPGVGPCSERTSTPSGTNSQPGTPTPIQDPQMLHHCPHCHIYFPDNILYTIHMGCHGYENPFQCNICGHRCRNSYDFACHFARGHHK, encoded by the exons ATGGGCGAAGAGAAGCCTGAGACGCTGGATTTTGTAAAGGACTTTCAGGAGTACCTGAGTCAGCAGACCCAACATGTCAACATGATATCTGGCTCAGTCATTGGAGTAAAGGAGAGTGGAGACCTCCAAGGAG AACTTGGTCAGAATGGCCTGGAGCATCCAGCAGTGGATATGTCCTTAGAAGATAGTTCAGGGATGTTGGTGGATGGCTTTGAGAGAACATATGATGGCAAACTCAAGTGCCGCTACTGCAACTACGCCACCAGGGGTACCGCACGGTTGATCGAGCACATTCGCATCCATACAG GTGAAAAACCCCACAGATGCCACTTGTGTCCCTTTGCCTCAGCATACGAGCGCCACCTAGAGGCGCACATGCGCTCTCACACGGGCGAgaaaccttacaaatgtgagctcTGCTCCTTCCGTTGCAGTGATCGCAGTAACCTTTCTCATCACCGTCGTCGTAGACACAAACTCCTGCCCATGAAGGGTGCacgctcctctctctctcacagaaaGATgcttagtgttctgcagaagagaggaGGCTCTCTAGGTTATGGCCGACGGCTGCTCATCAACCTCAGCCCACCGTCCATGGTGTTGCAAAAGCCCAGCTCTGAGCAGCACCAGTTGGGTGACTTTGATCATGATCTCCCTTCTCACGCCCACCTCCATCAGGAGGCTTATAATGGTCTAGAGAAGGATCCACAAACTAGTGGAGCAATTGGAGGTGGCTCCAGGGAGGACCAGGACTTTGCATTGGATAACCCATTGAACCAGCTTTCTACTTTGGCAGGTCAACTTGCCAGCATCCCACCAGAAGCTCAGGGAGCCCCAGTATCTCCTGGAGCAGAATCTCTACCAGATGAGAAACCCACATTCCTTGTCCAGCAGCCTGTTACGGCACCCGCTGCCGTCTCTGTCAGTGCGGCCCAGGCTTCTTCACCCATCACCCCTGAACCCAGACCAGCTGCACACAGTGGCTGCAGCCCAGGGGTGGGACCATGCAGCGAGAGAACCAGCACTCCCAGCGGCACCAACAGCCAGCCAGGGACACCCACTCCAATACAGGATCCCCAGATGCTGCACCACTGCCCCCACTGTCACATATATTTCCCTGACAACATCCTCTACACCATTCACATGGGCTGCCATGGTTACGAGAACCCTTTTCAGTGTAACATATGTGGACACAGATGCAGAAACAGCTATGACTTTGCTTGTCACTTTGCAAGAGGCCATCACAAATAG